The Chitinophaga flava genome has a segment encoding these proteins:
- a CDS encoding TolC family protein has protein sequence MNFRIIIYLLFPITVFSQSQPLTMEQAVQLALAQNKGLQSTSATVAFYKDMARTNAEIPKTQLSMQYGQNNSYVANDNNFSVSQTIPFPTLFTAKKQLNEAQTEKAVWQKTATQNDLIFQVKQVYVQLLYLREQRVLLTSQDSLFTSFSRSAALRYKTGESRLIEKTAAEVRLQEVRNLLRQNEADEQIFLARLQALLGSTTPVSIADASIPAAAVNVLEDSTAVADNPQLHFAKQDIDIAGKQKKVISAGILPDLTVGYFNQSLIGTPLNASGAPVATGSNRFQGVQIGLALPLWLGPMKARVKAEEKQQQAAGLFYDNSVIQLKSQYRQAVQEFVKLKNSLDYYSATALPNADQLQQQTVKSFTLGDIGYAEYFLNLEKVMSVRQGYLQTRHDIKQSELYITYLSGHQR, from the coding sequence ATGAATTTCCGGATAATTATATACCTGTTATTTCCGATAACGGTATTTTCCCAATCGCAGCCACTGACGATGGAACAGGCGGTACAACTGGCGCTGGCACAGAATAAAGGGCTACAGTCTACCTCAGCTACTGTTGCTTTTTATAAAGATATGGCCCGTACCAATGCAGAGATACCGAAAACACAGTTGTCTATGCAATATGGGCAGAACAACAGCTATGTTGCAAATGACAATAATTTTAGTGTATCACAAACTATTCCTTTCCCCACGCTGTTTACAGCCAAAAAGCAGTTGAATGAAGCACAGACGGAAAAGGCCGTTTGGCAGAAAACGGCCACACAAAATGATCTGATCTTTCAGGTAAAACAGGTGTATGTTCAGTTATTATATCTCCGGGAGCAGCGGGTACTGCTGACAAGCCAGGACAGCCTGTTTACAAGTTTCTCCCGCAGTGCGGCGCTGCGATATAAAACAGGAGAGAGCCGTTTGATTGAAAAAACAGCGGCGGAAGTAAGGTTGCAGGAAGTGCGTAATCTGTTGCGGCAGAATGAAGCAGACGAACAGATCTTTCTGGCGCGCTTACAGGCGCTGTTGGGGAGTACAACACCGGTGAGCATTGCTGATGCGAGTATTCCGGCTGCTGCCGTGAATGTATTGGAGGATTCCACGGCCGTGGCCGACAATCCGCAACTGCATTTTGCGAAGCAGGATATTGATATTGCCGGCAAACAGAAAAAGGTAATCAGTGCTGGTATATTGCCGGACCTGACAGTCGGTTATTTTAATCAGTCGTTGATTGGGACTCCACTGAATGCATCCGGAGCGCCAGTGGCCACTGGCAGCAACCGCTTTCAGGGCGTCCAGATAGGGCTGGCATTGCCGCTGTGGCTGGGACCTATGAAGGCCAGGGTGAAGGCGGAGGAAAAACAGCAACAGGCAGCAGGTTTGTTTTATGACAATAGTGTTATACAGCTGAAAAGTCAATACCGGCAAGCTGTGCAGGAGTTCGTAAAATTGAAGAACAGCCTGGATTATTATTCGGCCACGGCTTTGCCCAATGCCGACCAGTTACAGCAGCAGACCGTCAAATCCTTTACCCTGGGGGATATCGGCTATGCTGAATATTTTCTGAACCTGGAAAAGGTTATGTCGGTACGGCAGGGATATCTGCAAACACGACATGACATCAAACAGTCTGAATTATATATTACCTACCTCAGTGGGCATCAACGTTAA